Within Bactrocera oleae isolate idBacOlea1 chromosome 6, idBacOlea1, whole genome shotgun sequence, the genomic segment ataaaattgagTCTAACTTAATGATCTAAGTCAGGaagatactaaatttgattgtaatttattctcgatttcttcgaataatggatgtttaaattttgtgtaacattttttaatataaagttttgccaccaCCTGTAGgcatttgattcttgcaagagtataaaatgttcggttacatccgaacttagccttacCTTACATGCtcggtcaatatttctgtcagtttatatatggaattatttttcacttattaGTTTGAAGagctttaaaagcgtgttttttagtttttttaaactaaatttttttaaagaagggTCATAAGAAAGAAGCGATTAGTTCGATGTTTTAACAAAGGATCAAATAGCCACCATAcgtttaaatataaagttttataataataactaattCGCAAAGCGACTTAAAATCAAAACCGAAATAAGACTTTCCCACACGTTTTTCATGGCAAAAAAATAAGGGGAAgccaatataaaatattatacataagaTTATAGTTCAATATAAGCAGGTGTAATCGAACATGTTTGTAAGAAAATGAAGAGAAATTAATGTTTCCCCTTTGGGTATATCATATAGAACACAACAGTAGCTGAATAAAATACGCTGTCAGAGGATAAGTGAGTTATTAAAGCTCACTAGCAATTGAGAGATAAAAAGTTCAGAGTAAGCAATATTGATGTAGAGTTCGACCTAACAAGTtaaacataaaacaaatatatttattgagaaATCTTTGAACGTTTTTGGTTGTGACAGAAAATGAGCGTTTGAGCGGAATTTAAAAAGTTATGGGAAAGAAGATTGATGAATAACTGGAGCGAAGTAGTTTTGCAAATTATTAAAGTGAATCTTTACTATATCTGAGAATGGATATCCAGAGCGAATAGGAGTATATGACGTTATAAATAACAGTATAATTAGTTTTTTCTCAACTAAAGAGagttttaaatttgatatttaagatctttttcaatttaaaaaaaaacttgtaaccGAAATTATGAAAAGATACTTTAAGCGAGTGCATGATTGTAACGGAATGGTTTTCGGTTATAGGTTTGGGAAATGTCTTTTATCTTTTATACTTGTTATTTAATTATGGGCGACTATAAATACTTTGCAACtaatgcaatttaaattttagcaagaatTTTTATTGAGTCTGAAGCATTGCTTTAGTGCGAACATTACTTAAGAATTAGTGAAAATGCACGAGTATTAGTTGGTAATTATAAATAGTATTTGAGTATAGCTTCAATAGCGACCACAACCCTAGCATTTTTGccaaattttagtttaataaaatCTAATACTATACAGAGATTAGCAGGACAGTGTGCATGATATAGTGTAGTAGTATATTTCAAGAAGCAACGAGGGggtgtttttataaaaaatcacaaaacacTATCTTCTAGTTTTTATCTAATCTATTGCTAGTGTGTTATATACAGATCAGCAGTTTAGGTTATGTTACGTTTTGGGTATTATCACTGCATTTAATGGTATTCCGTCGCTTTAAAACACTtatcatacttatatatatttcatgtaCAATATCTTGCTACACAAGTTCTCTTTTCTCTTTCGTTatataatgtttaatttttttactatgaTTTTATCATTTTTCCTTACCAGTCTGGGTAGTAGTTTTCATTTTCGCtatgtgtacgtatatatatattcaaacgtTGAGATATAGGTCGTTCGAATTCAGTTTGTGctaaatatattcttataatGAAACacgaaaatataaacaaaaacaaaattaaataaaaaataaccctTTGGCCTAGAGATTTGATCAACCATAGATAAGTTCAAGACGatcgattttatttttcttggaTTTGGCTTAAGTCAAAGCATTACGCCAAATAGATTCTacaataatatcaaaatttgaaGTTTCAAAATAATAGTTTAATATGCTTCTCGCACAAATTAATtgcctttatatatatacctctTTATTATCTTTGCCTAgctaatttgaatatatataatattagattaAAGTTTGAGGAATGCCCTGCGATCTGTGGTCTATTGtgcccatatataatatatctagtacaactaaaattatattaagtagGTTAAATACTTATGGTTATTAGTTaggttttaaaaattgttcaagGGAAAATGTCTTCTTAGGAGTTATGCTGTTGGGTTTACAGTTCTTGTCCGATTATACGTATAACTTCAAATCTATTCCATTAACGTAGACATAACAGCCTTAGGAACGGTATCAGTATCAAGAACGGTCTCAGTATCAGAATATAACCCTGTAGACTATAATTGGCAATCATTTCTCCAGAAATAGACTAATGTGCGTACGTTAGGGTGTTACGTTtacaaaatagttaaaaatattattaaataaaatagtaaaaaattaaacccAAACGATTAaaacataaacatttatttaaatgaacCCCTAAGACTAAATTACATttcttcaataaataatttatgtaagttTGTGGTGTGACAGAAGTGCCTaagtaattatttgtttatatagaaGTAGGAATTAGCACTTATTCTCGAGAGCATACATCTGTGTTGAATAAAACTACTTATGTACCTACAATTCAGTAGTTATTCCGTCTTTGATTTGctagtttttcatttaattcaacTTCGGTCTTTCACGCAAGTTCTTTAAATGCATTCATAACATAGATATTACATACAGATAAATGTGTTGGTAAACAAGTAACAATTGCTTGGCAATAATAATTTAAGTCTAGCTACATATGTAGTATAGGAAGCGTTCAATACGATACTCATACGATAAGAaggtcacttaaaacttttccAAGCATGAGCATATTACAATGATTAAGGTCAAAAAAAACCAATtcgcattaaaattaaatatgaaaacgCATAGAAATAATTGAAACTACAAAACGAACGAACAAACGAAGGAACGAACGAGCGACGATGTCGCACTGGGCAACATGAGCTGCTTAAAACTAAATTCAGttgttgtgtatgtatgtgtatgtatgtttgtattcaGCTATATGTGGTACGTTACTATGTTACTAtcgttaatatttgtatttactttttttgtatttatatttgcataaagCCAGTTTGTGCTTACGTGAAACTCACATTGTGTTCCGTGGGGAACTAacatagttacatacatacatacgtaaatacGATCAACTGATAAGTTACATATCATCTtacaaaaatctaattttttggtTCTAAAAAGGGCAGTCGGAAGCTAGCGGGTTTCTTTTCACACGTAACGGCCGTCAGGAGGCGTGTTTCGCCACCGCTTGTTGGTGGTTCAATTGGTATTGAGCGTTGCGAACGATCAATGTGTGGCGGCAGTTGCAAGTTGATGGGATCGCGAAGGCGTCGTAAGTCATACTCAGCTTCGGCGATTTGACGTTTCAATAGATTGTACTTTTCGATGTCAAAGCTCTTCCTTTTGGCCTTTTTGTGCATTGTAATCAGGAATAGACGATCTCTAACTGTTTCGTAAGTGTATTCCtggaaaaaatataacatattgtatatgtaatcTACAGGTATAggtatattcaaaaaattagggaaataaaaaactttaagcAATCTCTATTTTTCTGCACCATTCTCACAACTCTCACGAACGTTCATCTTGCACCTCTGAACTCGCAAACTGCACCGTCGTTCACTTCGAAGGGCTAAAAGAAAATACCAATCCTATCCTATCTTTGCAACAGTTCGCTAGTTATGAATACAGATTTGATCATCAACTTTATTTCCGCGCATAATCTTGTAAGAGTAGATTTTCTTCTCAGATAATTAGAGGAAATCTAATATAATTTCCCAGCAGAAGCAGAGCTAATTAAAAAGACCGAGGTGATATAACACATTacattgtttgattttttggaTAGGTCAAAAAGATGGACCTGGCTTCCACtgacttttaaatatttatccatGTAATTTGCAGTGTGAACTAAAAAATGTCTTTTGATAAAACTATTctacaagtaaaaaaatatcatcAAACGCATTAGAAGCTATAAATGACTTTCATTCTCTCATTGATAACTTCGAATATTTCCTTTCCATACGAGTTTAATTTCTATTATAACGAAACTAAAatcttgaaattattttttaccctgaacaggatatatttagtttgccaccaagtttgtaacacccaaaagggccctataattttatacatatgagtatatgatcagcatgatgaagctgagttgatttagccatgtccgtctgtctgcttATACGAACTCACTAAgatgctgttcatttgtcggaacggacaAACTGAACAACCgtaatcaagtacttgtatgggaaacttttttatttgacgaaatatcttcacgaaatttggcatgagttatttgtaatctccaaagaaattgtttaaatcggatcacaatagaatatagctgccatattaactgagcgatcggagtaaagtgcttgcaggGAAaattgaatgatcggaatcaagttcttgtaagggaaTTGTGAAGGGAATtagagcttcggtgcagccgaagttaacgttttttcttgttttaatatattaccgATTTCGTTAGGCAGTAATAAGCATACAGAGCCATTGTGGTGCCATATGTAACAAAATATGTGACGGGTTCCATGATATCCCAAGAGTATTCCCACCAAGTGAGGCGCGCTAAAACGCCAAATTGTACCGCCATTAAACTGAGTCCCACCCATGTTGCGATAACCGTTTTACGTTGCGCTAGTTTAGCAAGTTCCTGCTTTTCCTGTAAATTTAAAGAACGTTAGATAATTTTCATCTGAGACCTATTTGTGTTTTATAAACTCTTACCATTTCTAGAGgtgatatttcaaattttaaattttctatttttttcactAGTTCATGTTCCTTGTGCAAATGATATTCGCCGACATGTAAAGCTTCATACAACTGAAATAagaacataatatatatattttaagatgtttaaaaaatgcaataatacATACTTGTGCTACTAAAGTTCTAACATCACTAAGCCTCTTTAAGTcttcagagtcgatttttttcCTTTTAGGAGGGATCACTTCGTATTTGTTATCATTTATTTGTAGCCTAGAATAAAACGTAATTGAattgtattataataaaaaaggaaaaacaaaaatcgaagaaacatttgtttattagaaagagattctaATACTTTATTGTTGCCTCTAAAACAGTGTATCTGGATCCGAACTTTGTTGAAAACTGCCGGTTTCTTTTTTACTCACCAAAATGGCTCATCCATAAGGCTGTCGATGGCGCATGTGGACGCTATTCGTATACCGCATTTGTTCAGCACAACCGCTCGATCGATACCGTGATCTTCAATTTTCAGCATTTCGATAAGATCGCCAACTTTGTGCGAAACAGGCCTCAGAGCAAATCGGCATTTTTCCAATCTGCTTGGCAGCGGCACTGTTAGGTGTGGAAGTCCTTGTATATATTCAACGTAAACATCGCCTAAAAAGGTTTAAAGCGAGAttcattaaagaaaatattagaaAGATAAAGTATTTATAGAGGCTTTAAACTATACTGGGGTGAACTTTTGAAATAAAGAAAAGGCGAATATTGGATCGGAACAGT encodes:
- the MCU gene encoding calcium uniporter protein, mitochondrial isoform X1, whose translation is MAPGVCVTSFRMLLRRTELSSHLSRGLRLTPTAPYLLNSWSSRRYCKQSNDTSKDEQQQRTGKSETVNANAEPSAKESTILAKSMQTQNFKPHQLLKADENLAKEEDLATLKISQLRAQLRVHGLSPVGKKDVLLHRLQSYLQLKAGKPTTQISPNTQADEAIATVEEEKIINSERATENRCADHQPKKEKTNDLQPEITPLMYQNLSSTQSTTEYNANNVELDDKDPNYKFTHSIEKTDISPASISNAEEIGIGNASGRENDGNADYFKNSYSNHSTKTHSTENEGSQNKGDVYVEYIQGLPHLTVPLPSRLEKCRFALRPVSHKVGDLIEMLKIEDHGIDRAVVLNKCGIRIASTCAIDSLMDEPFWLQINDNKYEVIPPKRKKIDSEDLKRLSDVRTLVAQLYEALHVGEYHLHKEHELVKKIENLKFEISPLEMEKQELAKLAQRKTVIATWVGLSLMAVQFGVLARLTWWEYSWDIMEPVTYFVTYGTTMALYAYYCLTKSEYTYETVRDRLFLITMHKKAKRKSFDIEKYNLLKRQIAEAEYDLRRLRDPINLQLPPHIDRSQRSIPIEPPTSGGETRLLTAVTCEKKPASFRLPFLEPKN
- the MCU gene encoding calcium uniporter protein, mitochondrial isoform X2; translation: MAPGVCVTSFRMLLRRTELSSHLSRGLRLTPTAPYLLNSWSSRRYCKQSNDTSKDEQQQRTEEDLATLKISQLRAQLRVHGLSPVGKKDVLLHRLQSYLQLKAGKPTTQISPNTQADEAIATVEEEKIINSERATENRCADHQPKKEKTNDLQPEITPLMYQNLSSTQSTTEYNANNVELDDKDPNYKFTHSIEKTDISPASISNAEEIGIGNASGRENDGNADYFKNSYSNHSTKTHSTENEGSQNKGDVYVEYIQGLPHLTVPLPSRLEKCRFALRPVSHKVGDLIEMLKIEDHGIDRAVVLNKCGIRIASTCAIDSLMDEPFWLQINDNKYEVIPPKRKKIDSEDLKRLSDVRTLVAQLYEALHVGEYHLHKEHELVKKIENLKFEISPLEMEKQELAKLAQRKTVIATWVGLSLMAVQFGVLARLTWWEYSWDIMEPVTYFVTYGTTMALYAYYCLTKSEYTYETVRDRLFLITMHKKAKRKSFDIEKYNLLKRQIAEAEYDLRRLRDPINLQLPPHIDRSQRSIPIEPPTSGGETRLLTAVTCEKKPASFRLPFLEPKN
- the MCU gene encoding calcium uniporter protein, mitochondrial isoform X4, yielding MAPGVCVTSFRMLLRRTELSSHLSRGLRLTPTAPYLLNSWSSRRYCKQSNDTSKDEQQQRTGDVYVEYIQGLPHLTVPLPSRLEKCRFALRPVSHKVGDLIEMLKIEDHGIDRAVVLNKCGIRIASTCAIDSLMDEPFWLQINDNKYEVIPPKRKKIDSEDLKRLSDVRTLVAQLYEALHVGEYHLHKEHELVKKIENLKFEISPLEMEKQELAKLAQRKTVIATWVGLSLMAVQFGVLARLTWWEYSWDIMEPVTYFVTYGTTMALYAYYCLTKSEYTYETVRDRLFLITMHKKAKRKSFDIEKYNLLKRQIAEAEYDLRRLRDPINLQLPPHIDRSQRSIPIEPPTSGGETRLLTAVTCEKKPASFRLPFLEPKN
- the MCU gene encoding calcium uniporter protein, mitochondrial isoform X3; protein product: MKRLIYTIGLKKILDSLIKRKRIVKIRFFETIDISKLKMSNISDLMVPHSDGKWQSIAKNCKQFVSTANPFRGSIKTIGNGDESGNGHGNGGNGDDHYKKPGDVYVEYIQGLPHLTVPLPSRLEKCRFALRPVSHKVGDLIEMLKIEDHGIDRAVVLNKCGIRIASTCAIDSLMDEPFWLQINDNKYEVIPPKRKKIDSEDLKRLSDVRTLVAQLYEALHVGEYHLHKEHELVKKIENLKFEISPLEMEKQELAKLAQRKTVIATWVGLSLMAVQFGVLARLTWWEYSWDIMEPVTYFVTYGTTMALYAYYCLTKSEYTYETVRDRLFLITMHKKAKRKSFDIEKYNLLKRQIAEAEYDLRRLRDPINLQLPPHIDRSQRSIPIEPPTSGGETRLLTAVTCEKKPASFRLPFLEPKN